In the Juglans microcarpa x Juglans regia isolate MS1-56 chromosome 6D, Jm3101_v1.0, whole genome shotgun sequence genome, one interval contains:
- the LOC121235851 gene encoding condensin complex subunit 2-like isoform X2: MDKKKKKNRPSSLFQHFPSSENTRTVSPVSPPSLSLSFSSMAEEPLSPKPSLAATQRASMASNRLQSPTSPFFLASNDDQLERAQARAARAAANRRIAASTTAPSPPPDSFLSKERIIDLYHNCIKLASENKINQKNTWELMLIDHLSEVIKVEAENNAETNFQKASCTLEAGVKIYSARVDAVHSEAYKVLGGINRAGIEDEQDGDNVDNGLDSTDSKKNPERKISPLSTLESSFEVLNVKKFDGAFSVDPLYHQISAKFDEGGAKGLLLNNLGVYGGCRVLFDSFEVPGKCKSWSSQNNTSDLVDLSFAKESIEQMMMNMRAMNEISPTLKDIVHLFDSDNQRPSQTFDVGQESDVIVDAYDDNEFDFDSNLFGSHDASISDHDHETNFVNQSSSSGDPTFQSHHEGNDPYTFREPVVDNTFEKFSMFLFQGLGVASKQNAWAGPDHWKYCRSKEDATTTEGGPTGSTKRAKKKILAEVDIEFKESLDEEVHDIFLPPKNPKSLLLPANRTPANNRLPEDCHYQPEDLIKLFLLPNVLCLGKRRKFFDDNSWQGNNDFDEALPSWDNESVLDGQYDDGRFHNDVDNLDRLVSQPRRVNRIEVQYDKTSKQVDVHSLKETLWDYIQESSEASESQKLCKETISFRCLLSSFPVDCQAAAPEDISPHLCFICLLHLANEHGLNIRGSPSLDDLSIHLPSSCGNSDGGSSLHHNQDAT, encoded by the exons atggacaaaaaaaaaaaaaaaaataggccctCCTCTCTCTTTCAACATTTCCCCTCTTCAGAAAATACTCGCACGGTCTCTCCGGTCTCTCCcccttccctctccctctctttctcatcgaTGGCCGAAGAACCACTGAGCCCTAAGCCATCACTGGCAGCAACTCAAAGAGCTTCAATGGCCTCCAACCGGCTCCAATCACCGACCAGCCCCTTCTTCCTGGCTTCTAACGACGACCAACTCGAACGCGCCCAGGCACGCGCCGCACGGGCCGCTGCCAATCGTCGCATAGCTGCTTCCACAACTGCCCCTTCGCCTCCTCCCGATTCTTTTCTTAGCAAAGAACGCATTATCGACTTGTACCATAACTGCATTAAACTTGCCAGCGAAAAT AAAATAAATCAGAAGAATACTTGGGAGCTGATGCTTATAGATCATCTTAGTGAGGTTATCAAAGTTGAAGCAGAAAACAACGCAGAGACTAATTTTCAAAAG GCAAGTTGCACGTTGGAGGCGGGGGTGAAAATTTACTCTGCTAGGGTGGATGCGGTGCACTCAGAGGCATATAAGGTCTTGGGTGGGATCAATCGAGCTGGCATAGAAGATGAACAAG ATGGAGACAATGTTGACAATGGGCTGGACAGCACTGATTCTAAGAAAAATCCTGAGAGGAAG ATATCACCACTATCAACATTGGAATCCTCGTTTGAAGTTCTTAATGTCAAGAAGTTTGACG GTGCATTTTCGGTGGATCCTCTATATCATCAGATATCGGCAAAATTTGATGAAGGTGGAGCCAAGGGTCTCCTACTGAATAACCTTGGAGTATATGGAGGATGTCGGGTACTTTTTGATTCTTTTGAAGTACCAGGGAAGTGTAAATCATggtcatcccaaaataatacTTCTGATTTGGTTGATCTCTCTTTTGCCAAAG AATCCATTGAACAGATGAtgatgaacatgcgtgcaatgAATGAGATTTCTCCGACTCTCAAGGATATTGTCCATCTGTTTGATAGTGATAATCAAAGGCCATCACAGACATTTGATGTAGGCCAGGAATCAGATGTGATTGTTGATGCATATGATGataatgaatttgattttgattctaaTTTATTTGGGAGTCATGATGCATCGATCTCTGATCATGATCACGAGACAAATTTTGTTAATCAGAGCTCTAGTTCTGGAGATCCTACTTTTCAAAGTCATCATGAG GGGAATGATCCTTATACATTTCGTGAACCTGTTGTAGATAACACATTTGAGAAATTCTCGATGTTTCTGTTTCAAGGGCTTGGAgttgcttcaaaacaaaatgcttGGGCAGGTCCTGATCACTGGAAGTATTGCAGATCTAAGG AGGATGCAACTACCACCGAAGGTGGACCAACTGGCTCAACTAAGAgagcaaagaagaaaatccTCGCTGAAGTTGACATCGAATTTAAAGAATCCTTGGATGAAGAAGTGCATGATATCTTTCTTCCCCCTAAAAATCCAAAGTCTTTACTTTTACCTGCAAATAGAACACCAGCTAATAACAGACTTCCAGAAGATTGCCATTATCAACCTGAGGATCTCATCAAATTGTTCCTTCTTCCCAATGTTCTG TGCCttgggaagagaagaaaattttttg ATGATAACTCATGGCAAGGAAACAATGATTTTGACGAAGCATTGCCATCATGGGACAATGAGAGTGTGCTTGATGGCCAATATGACGATGGACGTTTTCATAATGATGTGGACAACTTAGATAGACTTGTCTCTCAGCCTCGCCGG GTAAACAGAATTGAAGTCCAATATGacaaaacttcaaaacaagTTGATGTGCATTCACTCAAAGAAACTCTGTGGGATTACATACAAGAATCTTCTGAAGCTTCTGAATCA CAAAAGCTTTGCAAAGAAACGATCTCCTTCAGATGTCTCTTGTCCTCCTTTCCTGTTGACTGTCAAGCAGCTGCTCCAGAGGACATTTCTCCACATTTGTGTTTCATCTGCCTTTTGCATTTGGCTAATGAGCATGGTTTAAACATCCGTGGCAGCCCCTCATTAGATGATCTCAGCATACATCTTCCCTCTTCTTGCGGAAACTCAGATGGTGGGTCCAGCCTTCATCATAACCAAGATGCAACTTGA
- the LOC121235851 gene encoding condensin complex subunit 2-like isoform X4, whose translation MDKKKKKNRPSSLFQHFPSSENTRTVSPVSPPSLSLSFSSMAEEPLSPKPSLAATQRASMASNRLQSPTSPFFLASNDDQLERAQARAARAAANRRIAASTTAPSPPPDSFLSKERIIDLYHNCIKLASENKINQKNTWELMLIDHLSEVIKVEAENNAETNFQKASCTLEAGVKIYSARVDAVHSEAYKVLGGINRAGIEDEQDGDNVDNGLDSTDSKKNPERKISPLSTLESSFEVLNVKKFDGAFSVDPLYHQISAKFDEGGAKGLLLNNLGVYGGCRVLFDSFEVPGKCKSWSSQNNTSDLVDLSFAKDNTFEKFSMFLFQGLGVASKQNAWAGPDHWKYCRSKGSEDATTTEGGPTGSTKRAKKKILAEVDIEFKESLDEEVHDIFLPPKNPKSLLLPANRTPANNRLPEDCHYQPEDLIKLFLLPNVLCLGKRRKFFDDNSWQGNNDFDEALPSWDNESVLDGQYDDGRFHNDVDNLDRLVSQPRRVNRIEVQYDKTSKQVDVHSLKETLWDYIQESSEASESQKLCKETISFRCLLSSFPVDCQAAAPEDISPHLCFICLLHLANEHGLNIRGSPSLDDLSIHLPSSCGNSDGGSSLHHNQDAT comes from the exons atggacaaaaaaaaaaaaaaaaataggccctCCTCTCTCTTTCAACATTTCCCCTCTTCAGAAAATACTCGCACGGTCTCTCCGGTCTCTCCcccttccctctccctctctttctcatcgaTGGCCGAAGAACCACTGAGCCCTAAGCCATCACTGGCAGCAACTCAAAGAGCTTCAATGGCCTCCAACCGGCTCCAATCACCGACCAGCCCCTTCTTCCTGGCTTCTAACGACGACCAACTCGAACGCGCCCAGGCACGCGCCGCACGGGCCGCTGCCAATCGTCGCATAGCTGCTTCCACAACTGCCCCTTCGCCTCCTCCCGATTCTTTTCTTAGCAAAGAACGCATTATCGACTTGTACCATAACTGCATTAAACTTGCCAGCGAAAAT AAAATAAATCAGAAGAATACTTGGGAGCTGATGCTTATAGATCATCTTAGTGAGGTTATCAAAGTTGAAGCAGAAAACAACGCAGAGACTAATTTTCAAAAG GCAAGTTGCACGTTGGAGGCGGGGGTGAAAATTTACTCTGCTAGGGTGGATGCGGTGCACTCAGAGGCATATAAGGTCTTGGGTGGGATCAATCGAGCTGGCATAGAAGATGAACAAG ATGGAGACAATGTTGACAATGGGCTGGACAGCACTGATTCTAAGAAAAATCCTGAGAGGAAG ATATCACCACTATCAACATTGGAATCCTCGTTTGAAGTTCTTAATGTCAAGAAGTTTGACG GTGCATTTTCGGTGGATCCTCTATATCATCAGATATCGGCAAAATTTGATGAAGGTGGAGCCAAGGGTCTCCTACTGAATAACCTTGGAGTATATGGAGGATGTCGGGTACTTTTTGATTCTTTTGAAGTACCAGGGAAGTGTAAATCATggtcatcccaaaataatacTTCTGATTTGGTTGATCTCTCTTTTGCCAAAG ATAACACATTTGAGAAATTCTCGATGTTTCTGTTTCAAGGGCTTGGAgttgcttcaaaacaaaatgcttGGGCAGGTCCTGATCACTGGAAGTATTGCAGATCTAAGG GTTCAGAGGATGCAACTACCACCGAAGGTGGACCAACTGGCTCAACTAAGAgagcaaagaagaaaatccTCGCTGAAGTTGACATCGAATTTAAAGAATCCTTGGATGAAGAAGTGCATGATATCTTTCTTCCCCCTAAAAATCCAAAGTCTTTACTTTTACCTGCAAATAGAACACCAGCTAATAACAGACTTCCAGAAGATTGCCATTATCAACCTGAGGATCTCATCAAATTGTTCCTTCTTCCCAATGTTCTG TGCCttgggaagagaagaaaattttttg ATGATAACTCATGGCAAGGAAACAATGATTTTGACGAAGCATTGCCATCATGGGACAATGAGAGTGTGCTTGATGGCCAATATGACGATGGACGTTTTCATAATGATGTGGACAACTTAGATAGACTTGTCTCTCAGCCTCGCCGG GTAAACAGAATTGAAGTCCAATATGacaaaacttcaaaacaagTTGATGTGCATTCACTCAAAGAAACTCTGTGGGATTACATACAAGAATCTTCTGAAGCTTCTGAATCA CAAAAGCTTTGCAAAGAAACGATCTCCTTCAGATGTCTCTTGTCCTCCTTTCCTGTTGACTGTCAAGCAGCTGCTCCAGAGGACATTTCTCCACATTTGTGTTTCATCTGCCTTTTGCATTTGGCTAATGAGCATGGTTTAAACATCCGTGGCAGCCCCTCATTAGATGATCTCAGCATACATCTTCCCTCTTCTTGCGGAAACTCAGATGGTGGGTCCAGCCTTCATCATAACCAAGATGCAACTTGA
- the LOC121235851 gene encoding condensin complex subunit 2-like isoform X1, which yields MDKKKKKNRPSSLFQHFPSSENTRTVSPVSPPSLSLSFSSMAEEPLSPKPSLAATQRASMASNRLQSPTSPFFLASNDDQLERAQARAARAAANRRIAASTTAPSPPPDSFLSKERIIDLYHNCIKLASENKINQKNTWELMLIDHLSEVIKVEAENNAETNFQKASCTLEAGVKIYSARVDAVHSEAYKVLGGINRAGIEDEQDGDNVDNGLDSTDSKKNPERKISPLSTLESSFEVLNVKKFDGAFSVDPLYHQISAKFDEGGAKGLLLNNLGVYGGCRVLFDSFEVPGKCKSWSSQNNTSDLVDLSFAKESIEQMMMNMRAMNEISPTLKDIVHLFDSDNQRPSQTFDVGQESDVIVDAYDDNEFDFDSNLFGSHDASISDHDHETNFVNQSSSSGDPTFQSHHEGNDPYTFREPVVDNTFEKFSMFLFQGLGVASKQNAWAGPDHWKYCRSKGSEDATTTEGGPTGSTKRAKKKILAEVDIEFKESLDEEVHDIFLPPKNPKSLLLPANRTPANNRLPEDCHYQPEDLIKLFLLPNVLCLGKRRKFFDDNSWQGNNDFDEALPSWDNESVLDGQYDDGRFHNDVDNLDRLVSQPRRVNRIEVQYDKTSKQVDVHSLKETLWDYIQESSEASESQKLCKETISFRCLLSSFPVDCQAAAPEDISPHLCFICLLHLANEHGLNIRGSPSLDDLSIHLPSSCGNSDGGSSLHHNQDAT from the exons atggacaaaaaaaaaaaaaaaaataggccctCCTCTCTCTTTCAACATTTCCCCTCTTCAGAAAATACTCGCACGGTCTCTCCGGTCTCTCCcccttccctctccctctctttctcatcgaTGGCCGAAGAACCACTGAGCCCTAAGCCATCACTGGCAGCAACTCAAAGAGCTTCAATGGCCTCCAACCGGCTCCAATCACCGACCAGCCCCTTCTTCCTGGCTTCTAACGACGACCAACTCGAACGCGCCCAGGCACGCGCCGCACGGGCCGCTGCCAATCGTCGCATAGCTGCTTCCACAACTGCCCCTTCGCCTCCTCCCGATTCTTTTCTTAGCAAAGAACGCATTATCGACTTGTACCATAACTGCATTAAACTTGCCAGCGAAAAT AAAATAAATCAGAAGAATACTTGGGAGCTGATGCTTATAGATCATCTTAGTGAGGTTATCAAAGTTGAAGCAGAAAACAACGCAGAGACTAATTTTCAAAAG GCAAGTTGCACGTTGGAGGCGGGGGTGAAAATTTACTCTGCTAGGGTGGATGCGGTGCACTCAGAGGCATATAAGGTCTTGGGTGGGATCAATCGAGCTGGCATAGAAGATGAACAAG ATGGAGACAATGTTGACAATGGGCTGGACAGCACTGATTCTAAGAAAAATCCTGAGAGGAAG ATATCACCACTATCAACATTGGAATCCTCGTTTGAAGTTCTTAATGTCAAGAAGTTTGACG GTGCATTTTCGGTGGATCCTCTATATCATCAGATATCGGCAAAATTTGATGAAGGTGGAGCCAAGGGTCTCCTACTGAATAACCTTGGAGTATATGGAGGATGTCGGGTACTTTTTGATTCTTTTGAAGTACCAGGGAAGTGTAAATCATggtcatcccaaaataatacTTCTGATTTGGTTGATCTCTCTTTTGCCAAAG AATCCATTGAACAGATGAtgatgaacatgcgtgcaatgAATGAGATTTCTCCGACTCTCAAGGATATTGTCCATCTGTTTGATAGTGATAATCAAAGGCCATCACAGACATTTGATGTAGGCCAGGAATCAGATGTGATTGTTGATGCATATGATGataatgaatttgattttgattctaaTTTATTTGGGAGTCATGATGCATCGATCTCTGATCATGATCACGAGACAAATTTTGTTAATCAGAGCTCTAGTTCTGGAGATCCTACTTTTCAAAGTCATCATGAG GGGAATGATCCTTATACATTTCGTGAACCTGTTGTAGATAACACATTTGAGAAATTCTCGATGTTTCTGTTTCAAGGGCTTGGAgttgcttcaaaacaaaatgcttGGGCAGGTCCTGATCACTGGAAGTATTGCAGATCTAAGG GTTCAGAGGATGCAACTACCACCGAAGGTGGACCAACTGGCTCAACTAAGAgagcaaagaagaaaatccTCGCTGAAGTTGACATCGAATTTAAAGAATCCTTGGATGAAGAAGTGCATGATATCTTTCTTCCCCCTAAAAATCCAAAGTCTTTACTTTTACCTGCAAATAGAACACCAGCTAATAACAGACTTCCAGAAGATTGCCATTATCAACCTGAGGATCTCATCAAATTGTTCCTTCTTCCCAATGTTCTG TGCCttgggaagagaagaaaattttttg ATGATAACTCATGGCAAGGAAACAATGATTTTGACGAAGCATTGCCATCATGGGACAATGAGAGTGTGCTTGATGGCCAATATGACGATGGACGTTTTCATAATGATGTGGACAACTTAGATAGACTTGTCTCTCAGCCTCGCCGG GTAAACAGAATTGAAGTCCAATATGacaaaacttcaaaacaagTTGATGTGCATTCACTCAAAGAAACTCTGTGGGATTACATACAAGAATCTTCTGAAGCTTCTGAATCA CAAAAGCTTTGCAAAGAAACGATCTCCTTCAGATGTCTCTTGTCCTCCTTTCCTGTTGACTGTCAAGCAGCTGCTCCAGAGGACATTTCTCCACATTTGTGTTTCATCTGCCTTTTGCATTTGGCTAATGAGCATGGTTTAAACATCCGTGGCAGCCCCTCATTAGATGATCTCAGCATACATCTTCCCTCTTCTTGCGGAAACTCAGATGGTGGGTCCAGCCTTCATCATAACCAAGATGCAACTTGA
- the LOC121235851 gene encoding condensin complex subunit 2-like isoform X3: MDKKKKKNRPSSLFQHFPSSENTRTVSPVSPPSLSLSFSSMAEEPLSPKPSLAATQRASMASNRLQSPTSPFFLASNDDQLERAQARAARAAANRRIAASTTAPSPPPDSFLSKERIIDLYHNCIKLASENKINQKNTWELMLIDHLSEVIKVEAENNAETNFQKASCTLEAGVKIYSARVDAVHSEAYKVLGGINRAGIEDEQDGDNVDNGLDSTDSKKNPERKISPLSTLESSFEVLNVKKFDGAFSVDPLYHQISAKFDEGGAKGLLLNNLGVYGGCRVLFDSFEVPGKCKSWSSQNNTSDLVDLSFAKESIEQMMMNMRAMNEISPTLKDIVHLFDSDNQRPSQTFDVGQESDVIVDAYDDNEFDFDSNLFGSHDASISDHDHETNFVNQSSSSGDPTFQSHHEGNDPYTFREPVVDNTFEKFSMFLFQGLGVASKQNAWAGPDHWKYCRSKGSEDATTTEGGPTGSTKRAKKKILAEVDIEFKESLDEEVHDIFLPPKNPKSLLLPANRTPANNRLPEDCHYQPEDLIKLFLLPNVLCLGKRRKFFDDNSWQGNNDFDEALPSWDNESVLDGQYDDGRFHNDVDNLDRLVSQPRRVNRIEVQYDKTSKQVDVHSLKETLWDYIQESSEASESLLQRTFLHICVSSAFCIWLMSMV, translated from the exons atggacaaaaaaaaaaaaaaaaataggccctCCTCTCTCTTTCAACATTTCCCCTCTTCAGAAAATACTCGCACGGTCTCTCCGGTCTCTCCcccttccctctccctctctttctcatcgaTGGCCGAAGAACCACTGAGCCCTAAGCCATCACTGGCAGCAACTCAAAGAGCTTCAATGGCCTCCAACCGGCTCCAATCACCGACCAGCCCCTTCTTCCTGGCTTCTAACGACGACCAACTCGAACGCGCCCAGGCACGCGCCGCACGGGCCGCTGCCAATCGTCGCATAGCTGCTTCCACAACTGCCCCTTCGCCTCCTCCCGATTCTTTTCTTAGCAAAGAACGCATTATCGACTTGTACCATAACTGCATTAAACTTGCCAGCGAAAAT AAAATAAATCAGAAGAATACTTGGGAGCTGATGCTTATAGATCATCTTAGTGAGGTTATCAAAGTTGAAGCAGAAAACAACGCAGAGACTAATTTTCAAAAG GCAAGTTGCACGTTGGAGGCGGGGGTGAAAATTTACTCTGCTAGGGTGGATGCGGTGCACTCAGAGGCATATAAGGTCTTGGGTGGGATCAATCGAGCTGGCATAGAAGATGAACAAG ATGGAGACAATGTTGACAATGGGCTGGACAGCACTGATTCTAAGAAAAATCCTGAGAGGAAG ATATCACCACTATCAACATTGGAATCCTCGTTTGAAGTTCTTAATGTCAAGAAGTTTGACG GTGCATTTTCGGTGGATCCTCTATATCATCAGATATCGGCAAAATTTGATGAAGGTGGAGCCAAGGGTCTCCTACTGAATAACCTTGGAGTATATGGAGGATGTCGGGTACTTTTTGATTCTTTTGAAGTACCAGGGAAGTGTAAATCATggtcatcccaaaataatacTTCTGATTTGGTTGATCTCTCTTTTGCCAAAG AATCCATTGAACAGATGAtgatgaacatgcgtgcaatgAATGAGATTTCTCCGACTCTCAAGGATATTGTCCATCTGTTTGATAGTGATAATCAAAGGCCATCACAGACATTTGATGTAGGCCAGGAATCAGATGTGATTGTTGATGCATATGATGataatgaatttgattttgattctaaTTTATTTGGGAGTCATGATGCATCGATCTCTGATCATGATCACGAGACAAATTTTGTTAATCAGAGCTCTAGTTCTGGAGATCCTACTTTTCAAAGTCATCATGAG GGGAATGATCCTTATACATTTCGTGAACCTGTTGTAGATAACACATTTGAGAAATTCTCGATGTTTCTGTTTCAAGGGCTTGGAgttgcttcaaaacaaaatgcttGGGCAGGTCCTGATCACTGGAAGTATTGCAGATCTAAGG GTTCAGAGGATGCAACTACCACCGAAGGTGGACCAACTGGCTCAACTAAGAgagcaaagaagaaaatccTCGCTGAAGTTGACATCGAATTTAAAGAATCCTTGGATGAAGAAGTGCATGATATCTTTCTTCCCCCTAAAAATCCAAAGTCTTTACTTTTACCTGCAAATAGAACACCAGCTAATAACAGACTTCCAGAAGATTGCCATTATCAACCTGAGGATCTCATCAAATTGTTCCTTCTTCCCAATGTTCTG TGCCttgggaagagaagaaaattttttg ATGATAACTCATGGCAAGGAAACAATGATTTTGACGAAGCATTGCCATCATGGGACAATGAGAGTGTGCTTGATGGCCAATATGACGATGGACGTTTTCATAATGATGTGGACAACTTAGATAGACTTGTCTCTCAGCCTCGCCGG GTAAACAGAATTGAAGTCCAATATGacaaaacttcaaaacaagTTGATGTGCATTCACTCAAAGAAACTCTGTGGGATTACATACAAGAATCTTCTGAAGCTTCTGAATCA CTGCTCCAGAGGACATTTCTCCACATTTGTGTTTCATCTGCCTTTTGCATTTGGCTAATGAGCATGGTTTAA
- the LOC121235851 gene encoding condensin complex subunit 2-like isoform X5: MDKKKKKNRPSSLFQHFPSSENTRTVSPVSPPSLSLSFSSMAEEPLSPKPSLAATQRASMASNRLQSPTSPFFLASNDDQLERAQARAARAAANRRIAASTTAPSPPPDSFLSKERIIDLYHNCIKLASENKINQKNTWELMLIDHLSEVIKVEAENNAETNFQKASCTLEAGVKIYSARVDAVHSEAYKVLGGINRAGIEDEQDGDNVDNGLDSTDSKKNPERKISPLSTLESSFEVLNVKKFDGAFSVDPLYHQISAKFDEGGAKGLLLNNLGVYGGCRVLFDSFEVPGKCKSWSSQNNTSDLVDLSFAKESIEQMMMNMRAMNEISPTLKDIVHLFDSDNQRPSQTFDVGQESDVIVDAYDDNEFDFDSNLFGSHDASISDHDHETNFVNQSSSSGDPTFQSHHEGNDPYTFREPVVDNTFEKFSMFLFQGLGVASKQNAWAGPDHWKYCRSKGSEDATTTEGGPTGSTKRAKKKILAEVDIEFKESLDEEVHDIFLPPKNPKSLLLPANRTPANNRLPEDCHYQPEDLIKLFLLPNVLMITHGKETMILTKHCHHGTMRVCLMANMTMDVFIMMWTT, from the exons atggacaaaaaaaaaaaaaaaaataggccctCCTCTCTCTTTCAACATTTCCCCTCTTCAGAAAATACTCGCACGGTCTCTCCGGTCTCTCCcccttccctctccctctctttctcatcgaTGGCCGAAGAACCACTGAGCCCTAAGCCATCACTGGCAGCAACTCAAAGAGCTTCAATGGCCTCCAACCGGCTCCAATCACCGACCAGCCCCTTCTTCCTGGCTTCTAACGACGACCAACTCGAACGCGCCCAGGCACGCGCCGCACGGGCCGCTGCCAATCGTCGCATAGCTGCTTCCACAACTGCCCCTTCGCCTCCTCCCGATTCTTTTCTTAGCAAAGAACGCATTATCGACTTGTACCATAACTGCATTAAACTTGCCAGCGAAAAT AAAATAAATCAGAAGAATACTTGGGAGCTGATGCTTATAGATCATCTTAGTGAGGTTATCAAAGTTGAAGCAGAAAACAACGCAGAGACTAATTTTCAAAAG GCAAGTTGCACGTTGGAGGCGGGGGTGAAAATTTACTCTGCTAGGGTGGATGCGGTGCACTCAGAGGCATATAAGGTCTTGGGTGGGATCAATCGAGCTGGCATAGAAGATGAACAAG ATGGAGACAATGTTGACAATGGGCTGGACAGCACTGATTCTAAGAAAAATCCTGAGAGGAAG ATATCACCACTATCAACATTGGAATCCTCGTTTGAAGTTCTTAATGTCAAGAAGTTTGACG GTGCATTTTCGGTGGATCCTCTATATCATCAGATATCGGCAAAATTTGATGAAGGTGGAGCCAAGGGTCTCCTACTGAATAACCTTGGAGTATATGGAGGATGTCGGGTACTTTTTGATTCTTTTGAAGTACCAGGGAAGTGTAAATCATggtcatcccaaaataatacTTCTGATTTGGTTGATCTCTCTTTTGCCAAAG AATCCATTGAACAGATGAtgatgaacatgcgtgcaatgAATGAGATTTCTCCGACTCTCAAGGATATTGTCCATCTGTTTGATAGTGATAATCAAAGGCCATCACAGACATTTGATGTAGGCCAGGAATCAGATGTGATTGTTGATGCATATGATGataatgaatttgattttgattctaaTTTATTTGGGAGTCATGATGCATCGATCTCTGATCATGATCACGAGACAAATTTTGTTAATCAGAGCTCTAGTTCTGGAGATCCTACTTTTCAAAGTCATCATGAG GGGAATGATCCTTATACATTTCGTGAACCTGTTGTAGATAACACATTTGAGAAATTCTCGATGTTTCTGTTTCAAGGGCTTGGAgttgcttcaaaacaaaatgcttGGGCAGGTCCTGATCACTGGAAGTATTGCAGATCTAAGG GTTCAGAGGATGCAACTACCACCGAAGGTGGACCAACTGGCTCAACTAAGAgagcaaagaagaaaatccTCGCTGAAGTTGACATCGAATTTAAAGAATCCTTGGATGAAGAAGTGCATGATATCTTTCTTCCCCCTAAAAATCCAAAGTCTTTACTTTTACCTGCAAATAGAACACCAGCTAATAACAGACTTCCAGAAGATTGCCATTATCAACCTGAGGATCTCATCAAATTGTTCCTTCTTCCCAATGTTCTG ATGATAACTCATGGCAAGGAAACAATGATTTTGACGAAGCATTGCCATCATGGGACAATGAGAGTGTGCTTGATGGCCAATATGACGATGGACGTTTTCATAATGATGTGGACAACTTAG
- the LOC121236019 gene encoding uncharacterized membrane protein YuiD-like → MDEVMTAADASSSFRSASSQPSIIPSNVPLLSAFLSLALAQFLKLFTTWFKEKRWDSRRMLGSGGMPSSHSATVTALAVAIGLEEGTGGPAFAIAVVLACVVMYDASGVRLHAGRQAELLNQIVCELPPEHPVSNVRPLRDSLGHTPLQVVAGAMLGFMVALFMKSSS, encoded by the exons atggACGAAGTGATGACGGCCGCTGATGCGTCGTCGAGCTTCCGATCGGCATCATCCCAGCCATCCATCATCCCCTCCAACGTTCCTCTCCTCTCCGCTTTCCTTTCCCTCGCCCTCGCTCAGTTTCTCAAGCTCTTCACCACCTG GTTCAAGGAGAAGAGATGGGATTCTAGAAGGATGCTTGGGTCAGGTGGGATGCCCTCATCACATTCAGCAACTGTGACGGCTCTTGCGGTTGCCATTGGCTTGGAAGAAGGAACCGGAGGGCCCGCATTTGCTATTGCAGTGGTCTTGGCATGTGTT GTAATGTATGATGCTTCTGGAGTAAGACTTCATGCTGGTCGCCAAGCCGAA TTACTGAATCAAATTGTGTGTGAGCTACCTCCGGAACACCCTGTCTCTAATGTTAGACCTCTACGAGATTCACTTGGTCACACTCCACTTCAG GTTGTTGCAGGTGCGATGTTAGGGTTTATGGTAGCATTGTTCATGAAAAGTTCCAGTTAG